In Vigna angularis cultivar LongXiaoDou No.4 chromosome 8, ASM1680809v1, whole genome shotgun sequence, the DNA window TTCTTTCTTACCTCTTTGATTTCAGTTGAAGTGCAACCCATGATGAGTTCCTCCAAACCAGACGCAGACCTTCCTCCAAGCTTATGATgatgttgttgctgttgttgctgCAAAGTGTACAAATACCATAGATGCATTTTCCAAGgtcaacaatcaaattcaaagcaCACATCTTAATCATCGTGttcaacattatttaaaaagtgaaaagacAGTTTCATGCTTCTCATTTTTCAAGCACTCACAAAAGCTTTTCCTACTCATTCACTCCGACTCATGCACAATACCATGCAGACTCACTCatctgttttttctttctttcactgACTAGCTtatattttttccctttttttacaatttattgttatcattataaataaaaaatggttataaacatttttatattaaaattttagggGGCATATGAAAGTAATTTATGACCATTTAAGCtgtttaaacttattttaacaaGTCAAGTTCATGATATAAACTGTTATGTTTACTCAGTgcagtctttctcttttccaatGGTCCAATGCTATTTGGTAACAGCTACAGTAGTTCTCAATTATGAAAAtcaaaagggaagaaaaatatgatcatgtatatatattataatgtttaagaagagaaaattgagTGGTGATTAcctgaaaattttcattttggagCATTATTCTAGAGACATGGTAAGAGTTGTCATCGAGAATGATGGAAGTATGGTGGAGGGGAGGTGGAGAAATAATGGTGGAGATGGGATGTGATGGCCTACTGATATGAAAAGCTGAGTTTGAAATCTGATGATGAGCATGTTGctgatgttgttgttggtgatgatgatgaactACATGCTGTGCTCTCTGTCGTTCATGCACTTCTTCACATGAACCTGATGCTTGCACCACTTCCCTTGCTGTTGAAGCCTCTCCCATTCCAACCTGCATTTTCCACCATCATATTCAACTGTTAACTATATACATGTTATCCTATGCACAAGAATACAACGCATACtatcatttatatatactttttgaaggttaatcaaagtaaaagaaaaagaagaacatgTCAACctcatgtttctttttcttggtATGTTAGCTGTAACTTTGTTGCATTTTTGTTACCTTCAGCGGTAGGTAAACAGGCAGTGGTTGGTTGAAACTGATTTATAATTAAGCATGGTCGTACAGATTCATGCTGTCTGTGCAAGCAATGGTGTTATATCATCAGCTACCTTAATCCTTTCATGTCTTATTTCACTTTTTGGTGCAAAAGCAAACTCTATAGTTTTACCAAAAGAATGTTGAAATTCAGTGAATTATGTTAGCTTTGGCAGCTATGCAAGTGAGACATCACGTTCAAttaattgatttgaaaaaaagGTGTCCAATTAAAATCAAAACTATGCAAGTGTCCAATCAAGTGTGAtgccatatatatatacacatgttGGCACGTTTGAAtgatatgtgtatatatatatatatatatatatatatatatatatatatatgattgtgtATATGTATGTGCAGTGTACCTCATCAAAGCTTTTCCTGAAAGGGATGAAGCTAAAGTGATCAGGTTTTAGATGGTGAATGTCCAAAGGGTGATGAGTGAAAGTTGTGATTGGAGGGACACCAACAACAGCAGACATTTCATCTCTGTGAGTAGCAATTTCTTTGGAAGAACAACTTCCACTTCCACTGTCCCTTCTGCTACTGTTGTTAGGTTCTCCACTTCCTTCACCAGTTGTTGCACTTCTGTCTGACCAGTTGCACTGTCTTGGCTGTGTCTGATAGAATATCTTGGACACCACAAGCTctccctctttctcttcttcatgCTGCCCCAAATGGTATTGGTGCATCACCCAGTTGGTTTTCTCTGGCTTTCTGTTCTTTCCAAAGTTGGTGTAGAGGACAAGAATTTTCTTGCAACCCTTTTGTTTTCCATTCACCATCACTGGCCTGGTCTTACCAGTCTTGTGCCACCGGGTTTCTCCACCTTGCAAGTCACATTCGTTTTGAATCTTTCTCCTCTTTCTTGTCCCAGTTGTGTAAGCCTTTGAGGGTCTATGGAAGAAGTGCCTGCTCAATCCATCTCTTGTTACTCCTGTCAGACACATATCCACCACACACCCAAAAATCAAAGTTAGGTGAACTGACAAATAAAACCCTTTTTCTTTATATCAATTATAGTACAAGTTTCTTAAAAATCCCAAAAGAGACTTTGGTggtctctctctctatatagtAAAACCTAACTGGGAATTAAAAAATGACATGGAATAATGGATAAGATGGTTAGAAGATAATTCTAACACTCTTGGAAAGTAGtgagatttgaattttttttatcagtataTCTCTCACACCTGGAAGTTTCTCTGGATGGGTATAACAGATTCCGTCTTCTCCTTCAATGGTTGGAATGAACTCATCTATCAAAGGGTGTGATTTCATGTTCTTTGCCTCCACTTTGGCTTCAAGATGTTCTATCAGTTCTTGGTCTGTGGGATCAAACTTCACTCCTGCTGGCAAGCCTAGCCAGTCCTGCAGTCGCCATTGAAATTCAAGTGAAAAACCAGAATCAAAAGCTAAAGAGAAAAGAGGAACaagaagaataatacaagggaaagagaaaataaagaggGTTGAAGGCTTtagttaacaaaaaataataatactgaAACTTTACCAGTGacataaaatgaaaaagggaAACCCCATGAAATGAATTGCACAAGCTCTATAAGCATACAGATATGGCTATACTTTTTTGGCTGTGCATGATATGATTCTTCTTCATACACTGTCAAAGGCTTTTCAGTGAAGGAAAGAATATTATTGAGATATTTTTCCGTACCGGCTTCCCTTCAAACTTGTGTCCGCAACCGGGACACTGCTTGGATCCGCACAATTGATGCTCTTCAAGCTTGGCATCTATGAGATCAGAACTGCTTACAGAACTCAAGTTGCTGATCTTACTCATCTCGTGACGTGTGCGTGCGTGTGCTATCTCTCTTGATCAAACCAGATGCCTTCAAATATATTACCGCAACTCCCTTTTTATAGAACAGTCCACCACTTAGCATGTCCAAGTTTCTGCTCTATATTACAGGAAAATCCAAGACCCAATTCAGATCCATCAAAACTTCAAATTCTCCAAAATGATCAACAAAGAAAGCAGAAACAACGATACATAACATGGCTAATCATTTTCTTAACTTTTGAAGAGCTGCTAATTGTTTATACATGTATCAGGAAAATAAATATGTGTATTAAGAAATTAAACATGTAGATGATGATCCGGTTGAGAAAAAGTAGGCTAAAAATCTGCAAACAAAGGGaaaaatcttgaatatggacaAAAAATGATGATGGAAAACACTAACTCCCTAGCGTGTACGCGACTGTAACCGAtcgtagaaaaaaaaaatctgcagAACCCAGATGAGAATATGCAGGAAAGAAGGAAAGTATTCGGTGAGGATAAGATAAAGAAGAGCGTAGAGGAGGAAAAAGAGGAAGGAGTTACAATAAGATTGAGCTATAAACCTGGTTTAACCATGGAAAACACCAGAATTCCCTATCTAGCTAGATACTTTAACTGAAGGCagtgagaaaaataagaaaggaaaaGGTGGCTAGCTGCTGCTTCAAACACACATATAGTACCTTTAAGACTTTGCTAATTTAAGAAGTGCATGTATGTAGGCGGTttatgagagagaaagagaaaaagagaaagaaaacccGGTTGGTTTTTTTCTGACTAAAGCTCAAAATCCACCCTCTCTCTTCCCATATCCTACTAGTATTACACCTTTCTTTCAGCCTTGACTACAAAAGCAAAAGCCACAAAACGGCCACATAGCTGTTACTAATCAAGGATCTCCTACCAACCTTACAATTTGtgtcttattttatatttgtatatataaaatcattaaaaaaatacacatcCCAAAGAACCACGAAAACATTTAGTTAACGAATCAGAATCAGTACATACAGATTGTTTATATAATGTATCCAGTCTTTTAATGTAAGAAAATTATGGggtgaaattttaattttgattcaaaACATTTGCATTTTTCTGTGTCATGTGGTTAATCAATCAGTGTTAATCTTTGATCAAAAGTTAGCAGGCAGAACAGGTAATATGTATGGtgattaatagatttttaaatgTAAACAGTGATTCTTAATACGTGTCAGAAAGTTTGGAGTTTGAGTAATAACGACGACATGGGGCAGAATTACGGTCTCATTATTTGAGAATAACAGATTAAAGCTAAGATTTTtagggagagagagaaagaaagaaagacatGGTGAGACACCCAGATGGAAATAAGGGAAAAAGGGATGATAGAAACTCACATGGGCTTTGAGCTGGAGTGCTGATCATGATGCTTTTGCCATGAATGTTTTGCACAcacaagagagagagagagagaaagagatggGTGGGGAGTATTAGGATGTGGTTGCTTGATAAGCAAGACAAAGCTGTGTGTACTTGATGGACCACCACCTCTTCTAATTACTATGTTAAATCATATTCTTTCACAaacacatatatatgtatatatatatatatatatatatatataacttggaCCAGAAGCACCAAATAGTTTACACCTAtaggtaaaataaaagtaaagctTAATTTACATGCATTGAAGATATAAAGAACTTTGACCGTATCAGTAAATATGAAAATCATGTCTGAAATGAGTATGATattgttattttctctttattctgGTAGTAAACTCTTTAATGGTATTATTATAGTTGTAAGTCTCGCTGACTAGAGATAAAATCTATTTAGAATACATAAGTGAGTGTAAATCTTACTTTACAAGTCagttttgtaggattgaattagacttaaagtgtatttttttacatggtatcagagtcttAACATAGCATTAAAGCCTAGTCAGAGTCTATCCTAGCAATCCATCCACCATCAAGTCGTTATCGGACCACCTATTCATGTCTaatctcacgctcgagatgtatatatctCGGCGTGAGGTAGACTTAAACTCCATTTATTTTTGGAATGTAATTTGAggttgtgttatttttttttttttttgatgaaattatGTATTTGAGATATAGAAGAAGTGAGAAGAAGTAGGAGAGAGGGGTCCACCATGAAAATCTTATGCTCTCATAAAGTATCTTAATCAGATGATGGCTAGGTTTCACGTTTATAACAGCATTGTTTGGAGCAGTCAAGAGGAAAATGATGGAGGGTCCCAAATGATGTTTGCAGTGTAGATAGATGGCCATGATTGCTCCTTTGTCTCctgtttttacttttgtttttctgtttttctttcttttagctTTGCTTTTCTTTCATGGAGCTTACAATCACATTTTCTTGCCTAAATTTCTTAGACAGACACACACACCTAAGGAATATATCCTATCTTCAGTCTGTATAGACAAATTTGGACCAAGCATAGCACAGGACCCAGAAAAACTCAAacatgtttgtatttttttaaaaataatacaacttTGGTACCTTCGTAAAAAATCTTCCATTAAATACTTACTTATTCTTATTATTGGAAATTACATTGAAAGAAGataaacttataatatataaatgagtaaaATCTTTAtctaaaaacttaattttattaggttagataaacttaaattttagttattaaaactATATCAATGAGTTAATATATTtctaattcataaattttgaatgtaaactattaaattttaatatattttaattttttaaattaaaaaaataattgagtataattttcttaactcaattatattaaattattttttacatgtgaaatatattttgtcaaatatattttaggatgatgttttatttatttatatcattttgaCGAATATGAGTTttgaaacataatttaataagtaaaaagaaattaatcatttagttaaaaagttatatttgtttgtttttttttaagtttttaaatttgaagattaaaaatatattaaatttaccTTTGTagctatttaatttattttcttttttaaaaaaaaagaagaagaagaaaatgaaattgtttTGATATCCATTTAAGTTGACCTTGGAGGAAGCAATCGAAGGAGCCCACATTGTAACACAATTCCATCTTCCCACACAACCTTTGTTTGCACTGCATCAGTCATACATAAATATTCCactgtttaataatatttcttcACCTATAAAATGGTTGGTGACACAGTTCCCAGGAACATCAACTCTTATactaatcataataataattattattattataatatatgtaatagaaaaataagtgtttaattttatatacacACAAAAAATATTCCAAATACTCTCTTTTCTCTGCAATAAGAATATAGTACGTTAGTATAATTCTTGATACGAGTTTATGTATATTCTCGAATGCAAATTAAGGTTTAGCCCTAAACATATTCCAAAATTTTAGGGATCTCTTGTTtacataaataattcaattataaaattgcAATTATATCATTCCCCTGACCATTGGTTATTAacatcaataattaatataattaataggAGAGACAAATTTGGTATCATTAGGGTTCTCATTAAATAAGTACAAAGCAGTTtattatgaattaattaataataaggaAAACATTAATGTATAAACAGAGCTAGCCTAGGACCTTCTTCATGACGTCAAGGTAGGGTTCGAATGAACTCTCAATTTTCTGATTTATTTGACTGGTAGTTTTTCagtattattattactattattattattattattattattattattattattattattattattaaagaaagaaaaaaggtagGATATATCTATTTGCTTTCAAGTGGCAGAGGACAAGTACTTCTCTAACTTTTGTTTAGTGTTTTTTTCAGGGTGAACTTTTGTTTTCCATTGGacaatttctaattatttttttcaaccattttttaattttttttcgttACATAGTTATAGTTTTTGATTCTGTCATGGGATCCAAcgtatttattgtattttgattaattaagatGTTAATCTTTAGAAAGAGATTCAGTCatatttaaaatcctttttctaATTAAGAATGCGTCATATGAAAAGTAAGGTCGTATATCTCACTAATTTAGTATatactaaattattatatagtATGTATGTAGATGGGTGGGGTAAACttgatttgaattataatagaaaaattaaaaatattagttaatttattatttccttacaataattttgaaaaaaattatccatAACTGCTTTAATGCTATCAATTAACTCATtcgttaatatatatttttataaatgtgcATATGATCTAATCATTTAGAgtatattgtattatatatatcttctttttttcaataatattcatCCATATTTTTGTACTCAGTAGAATCCAAGATTGTTGTTTCAATTTTAACTAGtgtttttaatatgattaaaaataaaaaatacaacagataaaaaaatattttctaatatgtaaatcataatataactaaaatatgcagatacttatatttaatatttgcaaTAAATAATTCCAAATTATGAGATATACTTATAagcttatttttaattatttagctTGGTGTTCGAATAAAGGATGGAACGCATTGAAGGAAAAGGaaagaatattataaattatattttaaaaaaatggaacccattaataaatttgatattttcatttattatattaatgagATACTTTTATCTACTGCTAAactattttgttaaaaaaattgacccATTTATGTGGGTTGGGCCTATTTGACCCAATTATGTGTAAGATTGCTTGAGAGGTGGAATTCCGCGGTGGGTGAAAGGTATCCAGAACTTCACGGAGCAAAAGTCCACCAACCCAACAATATTATCTTATAATAATTCTATTAGGTTTATACAACTTTCACCtgcaaaatatatcattaattttttaatattcagtaaaagaaatttaaaccTGAATATTTAATACATTCACAATGCTGATTTAAATCTATAATGTTATTTCTGTAAGTTTTAATCAAGGTTTACAAGCTCGTTAAATTAAATGTGTGTTAAACGGTTGAAAAATTATACGTATAAGATACATTAGTGACCGATCTTTGTcaataaaattgaagaaataaaataatatatttaaatttatatatgtaattaatttaattattatcactaatacaataaaaattaatacatagTTTAGTACAGttgtaattataaaagaaataaaaaatacctaATTTACTTTTCATGAATTTCCAATATATATgacatataatttaaaactaaaaaaaaagagtggAAAACCATGACACCTCTTCTTGTACCTTatgttttgttcacttgaatgtattatttgggggagagtaattgaatggatttgaaaggatttaaaggtaaatttctgtgttgtttatttgagtggatttggaggtaagtgagagtgaatttggaagtaaattttgttaatctgtcacatcaatcaaatactacactaattttcacaaactttacttctaaattcactctcacttacctccaaatacactcaaataaaaaacaaaaaaatttaccttcaaatcctctcaaatccattcaattatTCTTTCCTAAAtatattcaagtgaacaaaacttaaaagattCGTTGTTGTTGGatgcatatataatttttcattctcaaaatattttgtttaacttttctcatatatatatatatatatatatatataatatcaactTTAACATAAAGTacataaaaaatactaaaaatgacgttaattaaatataaattaatttacattatataaacaaatgaaaaccatatcttacaattttataaaattaaattaaatttaaaatttatttcttattctataaaacattttatgtaTATCAATTGTGATAAAacttatgaaataaatttaataataataagatataaatcTAATTCACATAAATATATCATCTCCGatctaatatattaaaataatgatttttgtgagtttttttatatgataattaacttttctattttttatatacttaaatTCGATTATTTCTTTTcgtgatagatttaaaaaaaaaatagacgaTTTAATATTGAAATGAAATCGTTGAAAACCACTTTGGATAGAAAGGATGTTTTTGAATAGTATTGATtagattatttttcttcaatcaatTCAATGATGCCTCTGCATGAATTTGTGGCCATTTTATAGAGAAGAGATTCTCCATAATTGCAATTTCAATGGtgaaattattatatgtatGTGTGGTTGTAAAGTTTGTAACATGACATATTGATAAGCTAATGTGATTGATTTATCAAAAAGTATACGATGAAAATTGGCCGATGGATGGCAAACAACACCTTGACGGTGGCATAAGATGTGTACggatttctttttgtttctttgctaCCATTTCtccttacaaaataaatatactttttctttatttagatGGAGAATCAACTCAACTTTACTTTTAGCTTAatataaacattattaaatatttcatttatttaataacaaaattaaa includes these proteins:
- the LOC108343933 gene encoding NAC domain-containing protein 75; the protein is MSKISNLSSVSSSDLIDAKLEEHQLCGSKQCPGCGHKFEGKPDWLGLPAGVKFDPTDQELIEHLEAKVEAKNMKSHPLIDEFIPTIEGEDGICYTHPEKLPGVTRDGLSRHFFHRPSKAYTTGTRKRRKIQNECDLQGGETRWHKTGKTRPVMVNGKQKGCKKILVLYTNFGKNRKPEKTNWVMHQYHLGQHEEEKEGELVVSKIFYQTQPRQCNWSDRSATTGEGSGEPNNSSRRDSGSGSCSSKEIATHRDEMSAVVGVPPITTFTHHPLDIHHLKPDHFSFIPFRKSFDEVGMGEASTAREVVQASGSCEEVHERQRAQHVVHHHHQQQHQQHAHHQISNSAFHISRPSHPISTIISPPPLHHTSIILDDNSYHVSRIMLQNENFQQQQQQHHHKLGGRSASGLEELIMGCTSTEIKEESSMTNPQEAEWLKYSSYWPDPDNPDHHG